A window of Suncus etruscus isolate mSunEtr1 chromosome Y, mSunEtr1.pri.cur, whole genome shotgun sequence contains these coding sequences:
- the LOC126000415 gene encoding zinc finger X-chromosomal protein-like — translation MDEDELELQPQEQNSFFDEIGTDAIHMDGDQIVVEVQETVFVSDVVDADITVHNFVPDDPDSVVIQNVIEDVVIEDVQCSDILEEANVSEQVFGSDVTEVSLAHCTVPDDVLASDITLTTVSMPEHVLTSESVHVSDIGHVDHIVHDSVVEAEIITDPLTTDIVSEEDLVADCASEAVIDVSGIPVDHQDDDRENCEDYLMISLDDTGKLEHDVSSGITMEEHPEIDPCKVDGTCPEVIKVYIFKADPGEDDLGGTVDVVENEPKNDHDVELINPNCNIHVPREKMVYMTVNDSQQNDDLNVTEIADEVYMEVIVGEEDASVAATATAVHEQQIEDNEIKTFMPVAWAAAYGNNSDGTENRNGTASALVHTDESPGLSVLTKQKPKKRRRPDSRQYQTTIIIGPDGHPLTVYPCMICEKKFKSRGFLKRHMKNHPEYLTKKKYHCTDCDYTTNKKISLHNHLESHKLTSKAEKAVEYEENGKQFSQAGALFTHKTVHKEKGTKKPHKCKFCEYETVEQGLLNHHLLAVHNKNFPHICVECGKGFRHPSELKKHMRIHTGEKPYQCQYCEYRSADSSNLKTHVKTKHSKEISFKCDICLLTFSDTKEVQQHALIHQESKTYQCLHCDHKSSNSSDLKRHVISVHTKDYPHKCDMCDKGFHRPSELKKHVDAHKGKKLHRCRHCDFKIEDPFVLSRHILSVHTKDLPFGCKKCRKGFRQQNELKKHMKTHGGRKVYQCEYCEYSTTDASGFKRHVISIHTKEYPHRCHHCEKGFRRPSEKNQHIMRHHKEVGLP, via the exons gaaCTGATGCTATACACATGGATGGTGATCAAATTGTGGTGGAAGTTCAAGAAACTGTGTTTGTTTCAGATGTTGTGGATGCAGATATTACTGTGCATAATTTTGTTCCTGATGACCCAGATTCTGTTGTAATCCAGAATGTTATTGAGGATGTTGTTATTGAGGATGTTCAGTGCTCAGATATCTTAGAAGAAGCCAATGTGTCTGAGCAAGTATTTGGCTCAGATGTAACTGAAGTTTCTTTAGCACATTGCACAGTTCCAGATGATGTTTTAGCTTCAGACATTACCTTAACCACAGTGTCTATGCCAGAACACGTCTTGACAAGTGAATCCGTACATGTTTCTGACATTGGACATGTTGATCACATTGTTCATGATAGTGTAGTAGAAGCAGAAATCATCACTGATCCTCTGACAACTGACATAGTTTCAGAAGAAGATTTGGTAGCAGATTGTGCCTCTGAAGCAGTCATAGATGTCAGCGGGATCCCTGTGGACCATCAAGATGATGACAGAGAAAATTGTGAGGACTACCTTATGATTTCCT taGATGATACAGGCAAACTAGAACATGATGTTTCCTCTGGAATAACTATGGAAGAACATCCAGAAATTGATCCTTGTAAAGTAGATGGCACTTGCCCTGAAGTCATCAAGGTATACATTTTTAAAGCTGACCCTGGAGAGGATGACTTGG GTGGTACTGTAGACGTTGTGGAAAATGAACCTAAGAATGACCATGATGTTGAGTTGATTAATCCAAATTGCAACATTCATGTACCAAGGGAAAAAATGGTTTATATGACTGTTAATGACTCTCAGCAAAATGATGATTTAA atgTTACTGAAATTGCTGATGAAGTTTATATGGAAGTAATAGTAGGAGAGGAAGATGCTTCTGTTGCAGCTACAGCCACTGCTGTTCATGAACAGCAAATAGAGGACaatgaaatcaaaacattcaTGCCAGTGGCATGGGCAGCGGCTTATG GTAATAACTCTGATGGAACTGAAAACCGGAATGGGACTGCAAGTGCTCTCGTACATACAGACGAGTCTCCTGGGCTTAGCGTATtgaccaaacaaaaaccaaagaaaaggagaagaccTGATTCCAGGCAGTATCAGACAA CTATTATTATTGGCCCTGATGGACATCCTTTGACTGTCTACCCTTGCATGATTTGTGAGAAAAAGTTTAAGTCAAGAGGTTTTCTGAAAAGACATATGAAGAATCATCCTGAATACCTTACTAAGAAGAAGTACCACTGCACTGACTGTGATTACACTACCAACAAGAAGATAAGTTTACATAACCACCTAGAAAGTCACAAACTAACCAGCAAGGCAGAGAAAGCTGTTGAATATGAAGAAAATGGGAAGCAATTTTCTCAAGCTGGGGCTTTATTTACTCAcaaaacagtacataaagaaaaaggaaccaaaaaaccTCACAAATGTAAATTCTGTGAATATGAAACAGTAGAACAAGGATTATTGAATCATCATCTTTTGGCTGTTCACAACAAGAACTTCCCTCATATTTGTGTGGAATGTGGTAAAGGTTTTCGTCATCCATCAGAGCTCAAAAAGCACATGCGAATCCATACTGGGGAGAAACCATACCAATGTCAGTACTGTGAATATAGGTCTGCAGACTCTTCTAACTTGAAAACACATGTAAAAACGAAGCATAGTAAAGAAATATCATTCAAGTGTGACATTTGTCTTCTAACTTTCTCAGATACCAAAGAGGTGCAGCAGCATGCTCTGATCCACCAAGAGAGCAAAACATACCAGTGTTTACATTGTGATCATAAAAGCTCAAACTCAAGTGATTTGAAGCGTCACGTAATTTCAGTTCACACAAAGGACTACCCTCATAAGTGTGACATGTGTGACAAAGGCTTTCATAGACCATCAGAACTCAAGAAACATGTTGATGCCCACAAAGGCAAAAAATTGCACCGGTGTCGACATTGTGACTTTAAGATTGAAGATCCTTTTGTTCTAAGTCGCCATATTCTTTCAGTTCATACAAAAGATCTGCCTTTTGGGTGTAAGAAATGTAGAAAAGGATTTAGGCAGCAGAATGAGcttaaaaagcatatgaaaacaCACGGTGGCAGGAAAGTGTACCAATGTGAATACTGTGAGTATAGCACTACAGATGCCTCTGGCTTTAAACGGCATGTTATTTCCATTCATACAAAAGAGTATCCTCATCGTTGTCATCATTGTGAGAAAGGGTTCCGAAGACCTTCAGAAAAGAACCAGCATATTATGAGACATCATAAAGAAGTTGGTCTGCCTTGA